The nucleotide sequence GACAAAAAACATGTCACAGCTTCTTTTTATTTTTTCATCACATGATTTTAATTTCTGAAAGAGGCCAATAACGGAAAACAACTTTTCCTTGGATCATATCTTTGTCGACTAACCCAAACATTCGGCTGTCTTTTGAAATCAAGCGGTTATCGCCTAGAACAAGATACTTTCCTTTTGGCACAGTATATTCAAAGTCACTCGTAAAGGTGGATGAACTTTCTGCTTGTGCTTGGAATCCTGAGCTATAAGCATATTCTCCTTGTAACTTATCTTCTGAAAATTCTTTTTTGAACTCATCCAGATAAGGTTCATCATACTTTTTGCCATTAATGGTCAACTGGTCATTTTCCATCTTGACTGTATCTCCAGGCATACCGATGATCCGTTTAACAATCATCCGTTCTTCATCCCCCGGTTCCTTTGTAGTAATAATATCCATTCGTTCATAGTTTGAGATCTTAGATGAAATCAATCGTTGTCCATCACTTAATGTAGGGTCCATCGAATGCCCGTTTACAGTAACTGGTGTAAACACGTACACTCTAGCTAATAAAATAGCCGCTAATACAAGGATCAAAATCCCCCAATTTTTCAAAAATTCTTTCACAGCTTACCTCCTACTTGTATTTTCCTCGTTATTTATTACGTTTTTTCACAATACTTCGTTGTACTTTCTTTATTCTACAATGTTTATAAATGAAAGGAAAGAATAAGTGATGTGTTCGTCTTATCTTTCTCGTTATATAAAAAAGGAACGTGACAAAAGACGTGTCACATCCCCCTTATTCCGAATAAACGTTTTTATCGCAACCACTGATACACGGCGTTTCATCACATTATGAATGTCTTCTTCTTTGGCTACGACTATAAACCACTGGTTCTTCCTGCGACTGTGCCTTTTTTGCAATCAATTTCAGACGATAAGGCTCATGATAGCGTAACCCGTCTTTGACAAAATCACCGCCGACGATGAACAATCCGACAGGTTCCAATGTGTCTTCTGTTGAGTCAAGTCGAATGGTCCCTACTTTTTCCATGTCCGAGTAGCTTCGTCCAATATTTAGAACATACTCTTTCTCTCCTGTTTTCTTGACATAGTAATAAGGATACAATGTATTTCTATCGACCAGAAATCCATCCATGCGACCGAGTTCATTTGTTTTGATCTCACCATTTCCAATCAAATACCGCATATTCTCGGCTAATTTCAATTGATAATCTTCGTCATAAGAAACCATGACCTCTTGTGTATTCACTTTATCGATCGAATTTCCATTATCTATCGATTCTTCTGTCTGGATGTTGAACGCTTCATCAGGTAAATACTTCACAAAAAGCTGAGTGACATCGGCTTTCGTGTTTTTATCTAAAAAGTAATAAAATACATTTAAAACAGTAAAATAAACAAGCACTAGAAATGCAAGTCCATATAAGAAAAATTGAAGATAGTTTTGGTTTTGCCAAAGTCCATAAACAATTCTCAATAAATAAAGCGTGGGAATCACACTTAAAATCGTATATCCACGGTTAAGATATTTAGGACTGATGTCTAAATAGCCAAGGAATTTATGCACCCCGTTGATAAGGTCTAGTAAAAATGTCATTGAGAATCACCTGCTTGCTGGTTATACGTTTGGGTATTTCCTGAATCTTGGTTTTGCTGTGCTGTACGTGCTGCATCATCATTTTGCGTGTTATCATCTACAGTCGTACTGCTTGGTATCGTTTCGGAGCTAGCACTTGTATCCGGACTTGTACTTGGATTGGTTGAATCCGATGGAGTGCCATCTGGTACCGTATTACTTGTTTCGCTTGAGCTGTCAGTTGTATATGTCTCATCATACGACGAACTAGTTGTTGTATCGTCCCATGTACTTGTCGTAGTGGTTTCATTCAAACTTTCCGTTGTTGTTGGTTCAGATGTCGAGACTGAAGTAGTTGGTGTTGTTTCTTCTACAGTACTAGAACTTGAACTTGGTGCACGGTAGCTGGAACTATTCACAATACCTGTAGTAGTCGCGACAATCGTCGAGATTGTTAATACAGCGATTGGCTTCAAAATAGGTGCTACTTTTCGCATCTTATCTCTTCCTTCATTGAAATTTATTCTTGTTTCCTTACTTTACTACGGACAAATTATACAGTCTACCTTATTTCTACCATAAATTCTTTATTTTTTTCTTACGTTTTTCCGAAAGATTTCTTTAATTTTCCTCAAAAACTACGGTTGATGTTTTTAAGTAAGCTTTTGCTTCCCGATTGATTTCTTTCAGATCGCATCCTTGCTGCTTGGCAGCGAACACGCAACCACAATAACATTGGCGATAAATATCATACTCTTTGCACATTTGCAAAGAGCGTTCATAGCCTTTGTTTTTCTTGAAATCACTTGGCAAGTATTGTGTCCCGTAAATCTTTTGGATATCCATTCCGATCTGATTGATCAAAGCTGCATTTTTCTTTGGCGAGATGGTCAGGGCACTTCCAAAGTAATCGTATCCTAGTTCTTGCGCTTTTTGCGCAACAAGATCTAATCGCATATTGAAGCATGCACTGCAGCGAGCACCACCTTCTTTTTCGTTTTCAAGATGGTTTGTTAAAACCATTTTGGTGAATTCATTTGGACGGTATTCATCAACGATTAGCGCAACATGATGGTCAGTTTTCTCATTAAATTGGTCTACAAATCGTTTTTGTTCATGTAATCTTCGCAAATACTCACTTTTAGGATGAATATTCGAATTTGAAAAAAATAACGTGATCTCTGCATATTGAGACATGAATTCCAATGTGTGCGTACTGCAAGGAGCACAGCATGTATGTATTAATATCTTAGGCTTTACTTCTTCTTTCTCCCATTGCATGATCATTTTTTTCAGAACTGTATCATAATTTATTTTTTGATTTTTCATTTTTTCTACGATTTGTTGAGCATTAATCAATTTGTTATTCCTCCTCCTTCTTTTTTCTAGGATTTGCCTTATTATAAGCCATTTCTATTTTAATCGAAAGCTGTATTGTTATCTGTTTGATAATTTCTTTGAGTATTCCTAATTCCCCTTGTATACTGGTAGAAACGACTATTGTCAGGAGGATAGTACTGTGCATGTTGATTTATTCTTTCGAAGGCTGCAGCGGCGAGGACAGAAGTTTGCTGCCAATCATTTCTCATCGATCCAAATCATCGTTTTTTATTATATATTGATGACGGTCTTATCACTCGTTCTATTTTATATGCCGATTTTTCGCGAACCAGATAGCCATGTTTCTTTTGTGGACATGCTGTTCATGGCAATCAGTACAGTGAGTGTGACTGGACTATCGACTTTTGATATCAATTCTGTGTTCAATGATAACGGTATTATACTGCTGGAAATATTATTTCAAGTTGGTGGTTTGGGGATCATGATGATTTCTACTGCTTTTGTCATTTTTTCTAAACGACGGATCACACTGAAACAGCGACAGCTGATCATGACGGATATGAATCAACCGCGTTTGTCTGGTATCGTCCGACTGATTCGGATCACTTTTGCTATTTTAATCTGGTTTCAATTACTTTTTGGGACATTCTTTTCTATTTATTTTTATTACAGAGGCTATTTTGATCGTTGGCGTGATGCCGTTTTTTACGGTTTTTATCAGGCGATATCGGCTGTCACGAACTCTGGGTTTGACGTCACTGGGGATTCCATCAAGCCCTTTGCACATGACTATTTTTTCTTGATCCTGATCATGTTTTTGATTTTTGTCGGAGGAATTGGTTTTCCTGTATTGATGGAGTGCCGGGAATGGCTATTATACAAACGTTCCAATGCGAAGCTTCCGTTTCGTTTTTCCTTGTTTACCAAATTAGCTGTGTTAGCTTTTGTTATCTTGTTTGTTTCGGGAACTGTCTTGATTTATCTATTGGAAAAGGACCATTTATTCCAAGATTCCAATATGAGTGTCAAATGGATCAATTCGATGTTTTATTCGATTACGACTCGTAATGCTGGTCTGCAGATTCACGATTTGGGTGATTTTCAAATCACAACACTGATCATTTTTTCTTTACTGATGTTTATCGGATGCAGTCCTAGTTCTGTAGGCGGCGGGATTCGAACAACTACTGTAGCAATCATCGGTTTGTATCTATATTCCTTCCTCAAAAGTGAAGATAACATCAATATTTTTGGACGGAGAATCGATCAAGATGATGTGCGAAAATCAGTCGTTGTCTTTATGCTTTCTCTTGGTATGTGTTTCTTTTGTATCGTTTTTTTATCTGCTACAGAAGAACAAACGCTGATCTCGATCATCATCGAAGTAACTTCTGCGTTTGGAACAACTGGTTTATCTTTAGGGATTACCGGAGACTTGTCTGTTGTGGGCAAAATCACGATTGCTACACTGATGTTTATTGGGCGGATCGGAATGCTATATACATTGATGTTATTCGTGCCAAAAGAAACACGAGATCTAGGCTATGAATATCCAAGCGAGAAAATTATTATCGGTTAAAATGGGAATATAGGTAAGAGGGAATAATAAAATCACAGCAGCTTGAAACAATCATTTTGTTTCAAGCTGTTTTTTTGTTAAATCATGCGATTTTGTCCGATTTCATGCACTTTCAGCCGTAACCTTTTCTTAAGAATAAGAAAAGCAATTTAACCTTTTTTTCAACATATGGTATGATTAGTTGAATTTATTCGTCAGCAAATCGTTTTTGGAGGTTACATAATGGGAATACGCAGTCATTTTGCGATTGCAGTTGGAAAAACGTCGCAATGGGCATTAAAAACTTTTTTTAAAGGCGGATCAAGTTTACCAGGTAAACTAGCGCTGAAAGTCGATCCACATATACTAGATAGTTTGGCAAAAGACTACCAAGTCGTCGTTGTCACCGGAACAAACGGTAAAACATTGACTACCGCTTTAACAGTCAATATTTTGCGCCAGCAATTCGATGAAGTTCTAACCAACCCTACTGGTGCGAATATGGTACAGGGAATTGTATCGACTTTCTTGCAGGCAAAACCAAAAAAAGGACAGAAAAAGTTTGCTGTCCTAGAAATAGATGAAGCAAGTTTGAGCAAAGTCACAGAATATATGAAACCAGAACTGTTCTTATTTACAAATATTTTCCGTGATCAAATGGATCGGTATGGAGAAATCTATACGACCTATAAAATGATTGTAGACGGTGCCGCAAAGTCACCAAATGCAACGATTATCAGTAACGGTGATTCACCAATCTTCAATTCTATCGAAACAGTCAATCCTAGAAAATATTATGGCTTTGACCATGAAGAAGATCGTGAACAAATGGCTCATTACAATACAGACGGTGTCTTATGTCCAAATTGTCATCACATCTTGCATTATAAAATGATCACTTATGCAAACTTAGGGAAATATTACTGTCCAAATTGTGACTTCAAACGTCCTGAATTGGATTATCGATTAACTGATATGGTACGGATGGACAATGTGTCAGCAGATTTCGTGATCGATGGTCATGAATACGGAATCGAAGTTGGCGGTATGTATAATGTCTACAATGCTTTAGCAGCTACTGCAGTGGCAGAGTACTTCAATGTCGATCCTGATAAAATCAAACAAGGTTTAGGATATGACGAGAAAGTATTCGGCCGACAAGAAGTCATCAATATCAATGGGAAAAAATGTACATTAGTACTTGTCAAAAATCCTGTAGGTATCAATCAAGTAATCGATATGATTGGTCTAGCTCCTTATCCATTTTCTTTAGTGGCTTTATTAAATGCCAATTACGCAGACGGAATCGATGTCAGCTGGATTTGGGATGGTAATTTTGAAAACTTTGCCGATATGGATATCCCAGCTGTTATTTCTGGAGGAGACCGTCATACAGATATGACTTTACGTCTAAAAGTTGCCGGGATTCCAGAAAATAAATTGACAGAAACAAAAGAATTACCAGAAGTAATCGAAAAAATCAAAGAATTGCCAACTGAGCATGTCTATATTTTAGCTACTTACACTGCTGTATTGCAGCTTCGTAAAGAACTAGCTGCTCAAGGATTTATCAAAGGAGGAATGAACCGTGGCTAATTATGAACTCAATATCGCCCACCTTTATGGAAATTTGATGAACACATATGGTGATAACGGAAACCTTTTGATGTTGAAATATATAGCAGAAAAAATGGGGGTTTCTTGCCATACGGAGATCGTTAGTATACATGAACCTTTTGATGCTGATAAATATGACTTGGTTTTCTTTGGCGGTGGTCAAGACTTTGAGCAATTAATCATTTCAAAAGACATCCAGAAAAAGAAAGATTCTTTGATCAACTATATCGAAAATGATGGCGTCATGTTAGCCATTTGTGGTGGCTACCAATTGCTAGGTCACTACTACATGGGAGCTAATGGAGAAAAGATCCAAGGAATCAGTGCACTGGATCACTACACGTTAAGTCAGGAAAATAACCGGTTTATCGGTGATATCGTTATCCATAACGAAGAATTCAATGAAACTTATTATGGATTTGAAAACCACAATGGTCGGACTTTCTTAGGTGAAGGTGAACGACCTTTGGGGAAAGTGGTACAAGGTCAAGGAAATAATGGTGAAGACCAATCTGAAGGTGTCATTTACCGAAATGTCTTCGGTTCTTATTTCCATGGACCTATCCTTGCAAGAAATGAGAACCTGGCAGCTCGTTTGATCCGCCTAGCTTTAGAACAACGTTACGGTAAAGAATTGGATCTGCCCTATCTTGAAGGACAAACAGCCTAGTTATTCGAAAAAGGGGAATGTGACAAAAATTTCGTCACATTCCCCTTTTTCGTATCCTATTTTAAGCGACTTGCTTGGCATAACGGTTCACGTTTTGCTTGATATTCCCGATTGTTTTCGGATCATTGATTCCTGTGACTTCTTGAATCAATTGTTCCAAGTTTTCATGGATCTTCATTTCATGCAATTGACGGCTTTGTTCATCTTCAGGATCATAGTAATTAAAAATAATCCCCATTGTTGCCGTCAAATGTGGGCAAGTCAAGTTATGTTCTTGTAGTTCTCTCACTGGACGTGTAAATCTTTCTTGATAACCTAACTTACGTAATGGTGTCCGAGCGACACGTGTGATCGCATCAGAGATATTTTTGTTTTGGAAGCGATGAATGATTTTTTCAATATACGCATGATGCTGCTCTGCATCAAACCCCCATTTGGCAATCAGCAAACTTCCTGTTTCCTGCAAAACTGATTTTAATTGTGCCACAACTAACGCATCTTGCATTGCTTCATCAATGGTCTGGTAACCTAACAAGGCACCTGTATAAGCGACAGTCGCATGACCAGTATTGACACTAAATAGTTTGCGTTCGATATATGGTTCTAGATCATCTACATATAAAACCCCTTTTAATTGGATTTTTTTATTTTTTCTTTGGCTATCGTCAATGACCCATTCTTTGAAAGGTTCCACTTGGACGAATAAAGGATCTTCATGGTGTTGTAATGGGACGATTCGATCGACTGCTGCATTTGGAAAGCCGATATATTTGTCAGTAAATGATGTTTCCGGAAGATATTTATACACTTCTTTTTCTAGAAATGCTGAACCGCCAATCATATTTTCACAGGCAATGATATCTAAAGATGTTGTGCTTCCTTCCTTTTCTCTTTCTTGGATACCTTTTGCAATCAACTCAGCAATAAAAGGTAAGATATTCGGGCCAATGGCGGTAGTAACTAAATCTGCTTCAGCGATTTCTTGGATTACTTTTTCTGGATTTGTTTGATTGTTGATTCCTTTGACATTTTTTACAGTGATTTTTTCTTTTGATTCATCTGCTAATTCGATTTCGTATTCTTTTCTTTCATTTAAAGCATCAATGATCGTGTGATTCACATCTACGAAAGTAATCTCAAATCCATTAGCTGCCAAAACCTCTCCAATAAATCCTCGACCGATATTTCCTGCACCAAAATGTACTGCTCTCATTTTTCTCTCTCCTTAAGCAATTGCTAGATTTTCCGTTACTTCTTCTTTGCTGAGCGCGTCTGCTAGCTGGACAACATTGTCCATATCACTGCAATAAAGTGCGATTTGCTGTACAAGTTGCAAATGCTCATCTCCGACTCCTGCAATACCGAACAAAACAGTCGCAATCTTTTCTTCTTCTTCGGTACCAAAATCTACACCATCTGGTACTTGAACGACACAGATGCCGGATTTTTTCACATATTTTTTTGCTTCATCTGTTCCATGAGGAATCGCGATAAAATTCCCCAT is from Enterococcus faecium and encodes:
- a CDS encoding Mur ligase family protein, giving the protein MGIRSHFAIAVGKTSQWALKTFFKGGSSLPGKLALKVDPHILDSLAKDYQVVVVTGTNGKTLTTALTVNILRQQFDEVLTNPTGANMVQGIVSTFLQAKPKKGQKKFAVLEIDEASLSKVTEYMKPELFLFTNIFRDQMDRYGEIYTTYKMIVDGAAKSPNATIISNGDSPIFNSIETVNPRKYYGFDHEEDREQMAHYNTDGVLCPNCHHILHYKMITYANLGKYYCPNCDFKRPELDYRLTDMVRMDNVSADFVIDGHEYGIEVGGMYNVYNALAATAVAEYFNVDPDKIKQGLGYDEKVFGRQEVININGKKCTLVLVKNPVGINQVIDMIGLAPYPFSLVALLNANYADGIDVSWIWDGNFENFADMDIPAVISGGDRHTDMTLRLKVAGIPENKLTETKELPEVIEKIKELPTEHVYILATYTAVLQLRKELAAQGFIKGGMNRG
- a CDS encoding PTS sugar transporter subunit IIA, producing MQSLPFDMIELNRSFKTKEEAIRYCGQMLVEAGCVDEEYIDAMVDRDKMLSVYMGNFIAIPHGTDEAKKYVKKSGICVVQVPDGVDFGTEEEEKIATVLFGIAGVGDEHLQLVQQIALYCSDMDNVVQLADALSKEEVTENLAIA
- a CDS encoding DUF6681 family protein; amino-acid sequence: MTFLLDLINGVHKFLGYLDISPKYLNRGYTILSVIPTLYLLRIVYGLWQNQNYLQFFLYGLAFLVLVYFTVLNVFYYFLDKNTKADVTQLFVKYLPDEAFNIQTEESIDNGNSIDKVNTQEVMVSYDEDYQLKLAENMRYLIGNGEIKTNELGRMDGFLVDRNTLYPYYYVKKTGEKEYVLNIGRSYSDMEKVGTIRLDSTEDTLEPVGLFIVGGDFVKDGLRYHEPYRLKLIAKKAQSQEEPVVYSRSQRRRHS
- a CDS encoding type 1 glutamine amidotransferase, yielding MANYELNIAHLYGNLMNTYGDNGNLLMLKYIAEKMGVSCHTEIVSIHEPFDADKYDLVFFGGGQDFEQLIISKDIQKKKDSLINYIENDGVMLAICGGYQLLGHYYMGANGEKIQGISALDHYTLSQENNRFIGDIVIHNEEFNETYYGFENHNGRTFLGEGERPLGKVVQGQGNNGEDQSEGVIYRNVFGSYFHGPILARNENLAARLIRLALEQRYGKELDLPYLEGQTA
- a CDS encoding TrkH family potassium uptake protein, with the translated sequence MHVDLFFRRLQRRGQKFAANHFSSIQIIVFYYILMTVLSLVLFYMPIFREPDSHVSFVDMLFMAISTVSVTGLSTFDINSVFNDNGIILLEILFQVGGLGIMMISTAFVIFSKRRITLKQRQLIMTDMNQPRLSGIVRLIRITFAILIWFQLLFGTFFSIYFYYRGYFDRWRDAVFYGFYQAISAVTNSGFDVTGDSIKPFAHDYFFLILIMFLIFVGGIGFPVLMECREWLLYKRSNAKLPFRFSLFTKLAVLAFVILFVSGTVLIYLLEKDHLFQDSNMSVKWINSMFYSITTRNAGLQIHDLGDFQITTLIIFSLLMFIGCSPSSVGGGIRTTTVAIIGLYLYSFLKSEDNINIFGRRIDQDDVRKSVVVFMLSLGMCFFCIVFLSATEEQTLISIIIEVTSAFGTTGLSLGITGDLSVVGKITIATLMFIGRIGMLYTLMLFVPKETRDLGYEYPSEKIIIG
- the lepB gene encoding signal peptidase I; translation: MKEFLKNWGILILVLAAILLARVYVFTPVTVNGHSMDPTLSDGQRLISSKISNYERMDIITTKEPGDEERMIVKRIIGMPGDTVKMENDQLTINGKKYDEPYLDEFKKEFSEDKLQGEYAYSSGFQAQAESSSTFTSDFEYTVPKGKYLVLGDNRLISKDSRMFGLVDKDMIQGKVVFRYWPLSEIKIM
- a CDS encoding epoxyqueuosine reductase QueH, producing the protein MINAQQIVEKMKNQKINYDTVLKKMIMQWEKEEVKPKILIHTCCAPCSTHTLEFMSQYAEITLFFSNSNIHPKSEYLRRLHEQKRFVDQFNEKTDHHVALIVDEYRPNEFTKMVLTNHLENEKEGGARCSACFNMRLDLVAQKAQELGYDYFGSALTISPKKNAALINQIGMDIQKIYGTQYLPSDFKKNKGYERSLQMCKEYDIYRQCYCGCVFAAKQQGCDLKEINREAKAYLKTSTVVFEEN
- a CDS encoding mannitol-1-phosphate 5-dehydrogenase, with translation MRAVHFGAGNIGRGFIGEVLAANGFEITFVDVNHTIIDALNERKEYEIELADESKEKITVKNVKGINNQTNPEKVIQEIAEADLVTTAIGPNILPFIAELIAKGIQEREKEGSTTSLDIIACENMIGGSAFLEKEVYKYLPETSFTDKYIGFPNAAVDRIVPLQHHEDPLFVQVEPFKEWVIDDSQRKNKKIQLKGVLYVDDLEPYIERKLFSVNTGHATVAYTGALLGYQTIDEAMQDALVVAQLKSVLQETGSLLIAKWGFDAEQHHAYIEKIIHRFQNKNISDAITRVARTPLRKLGYQERFTRPVRELQEHNLTCPHLTATMGIIFNYYDPEDEQSRQLHEMKIHENLEQLIQEVTGINDPKTIGNIKQNVNRYAKQVA